In one Neobacillus sp. WH10 genomic region, the following are encoded:
- the mreC gene encoding rod shape-determining protein MreC yields the protein MPQFFLNKRLIILLVSIIVLVALIGFSIRERSKLTWPEQFVKDTTGWVQSLVSKPTNYVAGFFENLQDLTNTYEENKELKSRIENLASLEAQVQELKKENKELRDVLGEKKTLRDYEPLPATVIGRNPDRWHEMIIIDKGKIHGVKKNMAVVTANGLIGKVKSVTQFSSTVQLLSSMDPKNRISAIVQGETDVHGLVEGYDQEKKLLMVKAIPSGAKIEKGQTVITSGLGGIFPAGLPIGKVVEVKQDQYGLNQTALVKPGADFYDIKNVIVTKTNMKPVDAAETTEGKEEES from the coding sequence ATGCCACAGTTCTTTTTGAATAAACGACTGATTATTTTGCTTGTCAGCATTATTGTTCTCGTGGCATTGATTGGGTTTTCTATAAGGGAGAGAAGTAAACTAACCTGGCCGGAGCAATTTGTCAAAGATACAACCGGCTGGGTTCAATCCTTGGTTTCAAAGCCTACCAACTATGTTGCTGGCTTTTTCGAAAATCTCCAGGACTTGACAAATACATATGAAGAGAATAAGGAATTAAAATCACGCATTGAAAATCTTGCCAGCCTTGAAGCACAAGTTCAAGAGCTGAAAAAAGAAAATAAAGAATTGCGTGACGTTCTCGGTGAAAAAAAGACCTTGAGAGATTATGAACCACTTCCAGCTACTGTTATTGGCAGAAACCCTGATCGTTGGCATGAAATGATTATTATTGACAAAGGTAAAATACACGGTGTCAAAAAAAATATGGCTGTTGTCACGGCAAACGGCCTGATTGGAAAAGTAAAAAGTGTGACGCAATTTAGTTCAACGGTACAGCTATTAAGCTCAATGGATCCAAAGAACCGGATTTCCGCCATCGTCCAAGGCGAAACTGATGTGCATGGTCTTGTGGAAGGCTATGATCAAGAGAAGAAATTGCTTATGGTGAAAGCCATCCCTTCAGGAGCAAAAATTGAAAAGGGCCAAACTGTCATTACCTCAGGGTTAGGCGGTATTTTTCCAGCAGGGTTACCTATTGGAAAAGTTGTCGAGGTGAAACAGGATCAGTATGGATTAAACCAGACAGCACTCGTGAAACCTGGGGCAGATTTTTACGATATTAAAAATGTGATCGTTACGAAAACTAACATGAAACCGGTGGATGCAGCCGAAACCACTGAAGGGAAGGAGGAGGAATCGTGA
- a CDS encoding rod shape-determining protein, whose product MFGIKPRDLGIDLGTANTLVYVKGKGIVLREPSVVAMQTDTKSIVAVGNDAKNMIGRTPGNVVAMRPMKDGVIADFETTAAMMKHHIRQAQKGTNLFSGKPYVMVCVPSGITAVEERAVIDATRQAGAKDAYTIEEPFAAAIGANLPVWEPTGSMVVDIGGGTTEVAIISLGGIVTSQSIRVAGDEMDDSIISYIRKNYNLMIGERTSETIKVEIGSAGTPDGIDNMEIRGRDLLTGLPKTIEITAKEIAAALNDTVYAIVEAVKNTLEKTPPELAADIMDRGIVLTGGGALLRNLDRVISEETKMPVLIAENPLDCVAIGTGKALDHIHLFKNKSKDSR is encoded by the coding sequence ATGTTTGGAATTAAACCTAGAGATCTTGGGATTGACTTGGGGACAGCAAATACCCTCGTTTATGTAAAAGGAAAAGGAATTGTCTTACGAGAGCCATCAGTAGTTGCTATGCAAACTGATACAAAAAGTATCGTGGCAGTGGGAAACGATGCGAAAAACATGATTGGACGGACGCCTGGGAATGTCGTTGCGATGAGACCGATGAAGGATGGTGTCATTGCTGACTTTGAAACAACTGCAGCGATGATGAAGCACCACATTCGTCAAGCACAGAAAGGTACTAATCTTTTCTCTGGAAAGCCATATGTTATGGTTTGTGTACCGTCAGGTATTACAGCAGTTGAGGAAAGAGCTGTCATCGACGCGACTAGACAAGCAGGGGCAAAGGATGCATATACGATAGAAGAGCCATTTGCGGCAGCGATTGGTGCTAACCTTCCTGTTTGGGAACCAACCGGCAGTATGGTTGTTGATATTGGCGGAGGTACAACAGAAGTCGCAATTATTTCATTAGGGGGCATCGTGACAAGTCAGTCAATTCGTGTGGCTGGTGATGAAATGGATGATTCGATTATTTCATATATCCGCAAAAATTATAATTTAATGATTGGGGAGCGTACGTCGGAAACGATTAAAGTAGAAATCGGATCTGCTGGTACGCCTGATGGCATCGATAATATGGAAATCCGCGGCCGTGATTTATTAACTGGTCTGCCAAAAACGATTGAAATTACGGCTAAAGAAATTGCCGCTGCCTTAAATGACACAGTCTATGCGATTGTCGAAGCCGTGAAGAATACATTAGAGAAGACTCCGCCGGAACTTGCCGCAGATATTATGGACCGGGGAATTGTATTAACAGGTGGGGGCGCGCTGCTTCGTAATTTGGACAGGGTTATTAGCGAAGAAACGAAAATGCCTGTCTTGATTGCCGAGAACCCGCTTGATTGCGTTGCAATTGGAACAGGAAAGGCGCTCGATCATATTCATTTATTTAAAAACAAATCAAAGGATTCCCGTTAA
- the radC gene encoding DNA repair protein RadC — translation MSTNTLMIRDFPQDERPRERFIHHGPQSLSNHELIAILLRTGTKDESVLQLSNRLLTHFEGLRLLKSATLEEITEIKGIGSAKAIQILAAVEIGRRMANLNYTDRYVIHSPEDGAKYVMNDMRFLTQEHFVCLYLNTKNQVIHKQTVFIGSLNASIVHPREVFREALKRSAASVIALHNHPSGDPSPSREDIEVTKRLVECGKIIGIDLLDHLIIGENKFVSLKEKGYL, via the coding sequence GTGTCCACAAATACATTAATGATCCGTGATTTTCCGCAAGATGAACGGCCAAGGGAACGCTTTATCCACCATGGCCCGCAAAGCTTATCCAATCATGAACTAATTGCCATCCTGCTTCGCACCGGAACGAAGGATGAGTCGGTATTACAATTATCGAATCGCCTGCTTACCCATTTTGAAGGTTTAAGACTTTTAAAATCAGCCACCTTAGAAGAAATAACCGAAATAAAAGGGATTGGTTCGGCTAAGGCGATTCAAATTCTTGCTGCCGTTGAAATTGGCAGAAGAATGGCCAACCTAAATTATACTGACCGCTATGTGATTCACTCCCCTGAAGACGGGGCCAAGTATGTCATGAACGATATGCGCTTTTTGACACAGGAACACTTCGTTTGTTTATATTTAAACACGAAAAATCAAGTAATTCATAAACAAACTGTTTTTATCGGCAGCTTAAATGCCTCAATCGTGCATCCTCGCGAGGTTTTCCGAGAGGCATTAAAACGGTCTGCGGCATCAGTAATCGCCCTGCATAATCACCCAAGCGGCGATCCCTCACCAAGCCGCGAAGATATTGAGGTTACTAAGAGGCTGGTTGAATGTGGAAAAATAATCGGAATAGATTTGCTCGACCACCTCATTATTGGTGAAAACAAGTTTGTGAGTTTAAAGGAAAAAGGGTATTTATAA
- a CDS encoding Maf family protein: MQNLILASSSPRRKELLENLHLTFAISSSEVDESFDPSLSPEEVVMELAERKAQAVFNQNKDAFVIGSDTIVVANNRILGKPADEAEAISMLKSLSGQQHDVFTGVSIVSPESSTRFYEKTEVWFWELTDDEIKAYVQTGEPLDKAGAYGIQQLGSMLVKKINGDYFAVVGLPAARTIRELKKAGYQLPY; encoded by the coding sequence ATGCAGAACCTCATTTTAGCCTCTTCTTCTCCACGGCGAAAAGAACTTCTAGAAAATCTCCATTTAACATTCGCGATTTCAAGCAGTGAAGTTGATGAAAGCTTTGATCCTTCACTTTCCCCGGAGGAAGTAGTGATGGAGTTAGCCGAGCGTAAGGCACAGGCAGTTTTTAATCAAAATAAAGATGCCTTTGTGATTGGTTCGGACACGATTGTCGTTGCGAATAATCGAATCTTAGGAAAGCCAGCTGATGAAGCAGAAGCAATAAGTATGTTAAAAAGTCTGTCAGGTCAGCAGCACGATGTATTTACAGGTGTTTCAATTGTGTCTCCAGAAAGTTCAACTCGTTTTTATGAAAAAACGGAAGTTTGGTTTTGGGAGTTAACGGACGACGAAATTAAAGCCTATGTACAAACTGGCGAACCGCTTGATAAAGCAGGTGCATATGGCATTCAACAGCTCGGAAGTATGCTTGTCAAAAAAATAAATGGAGACTATTTTGCGGTTGTCGGCCTGCCTGCTGCCAGAACTATTAGGGAATTGAAAAAGGCAGGCTATCAGTTGCCGTATTAA
- a CDS encoding pilus assembly protein PilO: protein MKLRFSKRDKLILGAGALLLVLLIVYAQFFSLSPLKSDLGMKKQTLTTLQKLLDVVSQNKAEDTQKTAEDTRELQKVLPVKPLQEQLLLDLEKAETLSNSKISSIGFSKEDANTAAEQTNAENTNGQQTAGSQDAANKTAANQGTTNQDASADKKPDPSQPAALKKLTVSLSVESPTYKDFEKFIETLESLKRIVVVESISYTGGQEITSLEQEVKPISYSLTISAFYMPNLADLAADLPKIDAPAPAGKDNPLSEFPATTQTQP, encoded by the coding sequence ATGAAGCTTCGTTTCTCAAAAAGAGACAAACTAATTCTTGGAGCCGGCGCTCTTTTGTTAGTTTTACTCATCGTTTATGCTCAGTTCTTTTCCCTCTCACCATTGAAATCAGATTTAGGAATGAAGAAGCAGACCTTAACAACTTTACAAAAGCTATTGGATGTAGTTAGTCAAAACAAGGCTGAAGATACCCAAAAAACGGCTGAAGATACTCGGGAATTGCAAAAGGTCTTGCCTGTAAAGCCTTTACAGGAACAGCTTCTTTTAGATTTAGAAAAGGCGGAAACACTTTCAAATAGTAAGATTAGTTCGATAGGCTTTTCAAAAGAGGATGCGAATACAGCTGCTGAACAAACAAATGCTGAAAATACAAATGGTCAACAAACTGCCGGAAGTCAAGATGCGGCTAATAAAACTGCTGCTAATCAAGGGACGACAAATCAGGATGCATCTGCTGACAAGAAACCGGACCCGTCTCAACCTGCTGCCCTTAAGAAGCTGACCGTTTCGTTGAGTGTTGAATCACCAACCTATAAGGATTTTGAAAAGTTTATTGAAACCTTAGAATCTTTAAAGCGGATTGTCGTGGTAGAATCGATTAGCTATACAGGCGGTCAAGAGATAACTAGTTTGGAGCAAGAAGTTAAACCAATAAGCTACAGTCTGACGATTTCTGCTTTTTATATGCCTAATTTAGCTGACTTGGCGGCAGATCTTCCAAAAATCGACGCACCTGCACCGGCTGGAAAAGATAATCCATTAAGCGAGTTTCCTGCTACGACACAAACACAACCTTAA
- a CDS encoding PilN domain-containing protein — MLVEINLLPQKEPKKYNFIITLSCLLVVFVLIAGFYFWQTQSIKDELASIDSQISMTKKITEKEEQKSKRIESSSSVGQLKSAIEWAENYPIQTIPVMRHLTSLLPERGFIQSFGYTEEGTITLTVQFDSAREAAYFLEHLNQSKWIEDASLSSLSAAADTNKTTSDGSTTGSTTNTTNQPNTTDQNQSTTGQDPNGATADAGNQTNTAAGTAANQNNNTTADPNTGNNPSNAATTSGTTVSENTNILPRYSGQFEIKLNKAFVKENIKKSKKDEKGVAGS, encoded by the coding sequence ATGCTAGTAGAAATTAACCTGCTTCCTCAAAAAGAACCAAAAAAATATAATTTTATTATCACACTATCTTGTTTACTTGTAGTCTTTGTTTTAATTGCTGGGTTTTATTTTTGGCAAACCCAATCGATAAAAGATGAGTTGGCCTCAATAGACAGTCAAATTTCAATGACAAAAAAAATTACTGAAAAAGAAGAGCAAAAAAGTAAAAGGATAGAATCTTCAAGCTCTGTAGGTCAATTAAAAAGTGCAATCGAATGGGCAGAAAATTATCCCATCCAGACGATTCCTGTCATGCGTCACCTAACTTCTTTGCTTCCGGAGCGTGGTTTTATTCAAAGCTTTGGATATACCGAGGAAGGTACGATCACGCTAACAGTCCAGTTTGATAGTGCACGTGAAGCTGCATACTTTTTAGAACATCTCAATCAATCAAAATGGATTGAAGATGCAAGTTTGAGTTCATTATCTGCAGCGGCCGATACAAATAAAACAACTTCTGACGGCTCAACTACAGGTTCTACAACTAACACAACAAACCAGCCGAATACAACTGATCAAAATCAAAGCACAACCGGTCAGGATCCTAATGGAGCAACTGCTGATGCTGGAAATCAGACGAATACAGCCGCAGGAACTGCAGCTAACCAAAATAATAATACAACGGCAGATCCTAATACAGGAAATAACCCGAGTAATGCCGCAACAACATCGGGAACGACAGTAAGTGAGAATACAAATATTCTTCCTCGCTATTCAGGCCAATTTGAAATAAAGCTGAATAAAGCGTTTGTGAAGGAAAATATCAAAAAGAGCAAGAAGGATGAGAAAGGGGTGGCTGGTTCATGA
- the pilM gene encoding pilus assembly protein PilM, whose product MTFSLFTPKNRIINLVLNDHSIRFLELKQTDPPSAQRWSERFLPPGIISDGKIADIDSLTTILEECIDEWKMRRRSIRFLVPDPLVIIRKVSIPVEIQDDEIKGYLYLELGSSIHLPFEEPVFDYYRLSENEKTKNLLLFAAPEHHVMEYANLFSSLKLNPIAADISPLALYRLYHQLSQVDQNEILFTVHFDLTSVNLCIFEGSAPVVMRPFALSFEHDKWDIKRDSRGLMECKYTSDAEELVVQFEDIFNEINKLIDFYRYTLNKEKQDITKFLLNGDHPMLEAIVEEMRERFEVPVELISFETKGKAGSVPSNLLLSLGLALKEVQ is encoded by the coding sequence ATGACTTTTTCTCTATTTACACCCAAAAACCGAATTATCAACTTGGTATTAAATGACCATTCCATTCGTTTTCTTGAATTGAAGCAAACGGACCCTCCCTCTGCACAAAGATGGAGTGAAAGGTTTCTCCCACCGGGCATTATTAGTGATGGAAAGATAGCTGATATTGATTCCTTAACGACCATTTTGGAGGAGTGTATCGATGAATGGAAGATGCGGAGACGCTCAATCCGTTTCTTAGTACCAGATCCACTTGTTATTATTAGAAAAGTCTCTATCCCTGTTGAAATTCAGGACGATGAAATAAAAGGGTATTTGTACTTGGAGCTTGGGTCAAGTATCCATTTACCATTTGAAGAACCAGTGTTTGATTATTATCGACTATCGGAAAATGAAAAAACAAAGAATCTACTTCTTTTTGCTGCACCGGAACATCATGTAATGGAATATGCGAACTTATTTTCAAGCTTAAAGCTAAATCCGATCGCCGCTGATATTTCACCGCTTGCACTTTATCGTCTATACCATCAACTAAGTCAAGTTGACCAAAATGAAATTCTTTTTACTGTTCACTTTGACTTGACTAGTGTAAATTTATGTATTTTCGAAGGTAGTGCACCTGTTGTTATGCGACCGTTTGCATTGTCTTTTGAACATGATAAATGGGACATTAAAAGGGATAGCAGGGGATTAATGGAATGTAAATATACTAGTGATGCAGAAGAATTAGTAGTCCAATTTGAAGATATTTTTAATGAAATAAATAAGCTAATAGATTTTTATCGTTATACGTTAAATAAAGAAAAACAGGATATTACAAAGTTTCTCTTAAATGGCGATCATCCGATGCTTGAAGCAATAGTTGAGGAAATGAGAGAGAGATTTGAAGTGCCTGTAGAACTAATTTCGTTTGAAACAAAAGGTAAAGCAGGAAGCGTACCGTCTAATCTGTTACTTTCTTTAGGTCTCGCCTTAAAAGAGGTGCAGTGA
- a CDS encoding A24 family peptidase has protein sequence MFIYGLLLGSFFNVVGLRVPLKQSIVTPRSACPTCGHQLTPFELIPVFSYIIQGGKCRGCQSRISPVYPIMELLTGILFATAPIVVGWSVELLVALSLVSMLMIIVVSDINYMIIPDKILIWFAGLFLLERIFLPLSPWWDSLIGAVTGFLVLFVIMFVSKGGMGFGDVKLYAVLGFVLGFKLVLLSFFLSTLYGAVIGGLAMLFKIVKKRQPIPFGPFIAAGTLTAYYWGPDLIDLYLRFLTQGF, from the coding sequence ATGTTTATTTACGGTCTTCTCCTTGGCTCCTTCTTTAACGTAGTCGGCCTTCGAGTCCCATTAAAACAATCAATTGTTACACCAAGATCAGCATGTCCGACTTGCGGGCATCAGTTGACACCATTTGAACTCATCCCAGTGTTTTCATACATAATTCAAGGGGGGAAATGCCGCGGCTGTCAGTCGCGGATTTCTCCTGTTTATCCAATAATGGAATTACTTACGGGAATTCTTTTTGCAACAGCACCTATAGTTGTTGGATGGTCTGTAGAGTTATTAGTTGCCTTATCACTAGTATCGATGCTAATGATTATCGTTGTTTCAGATATAAACTATATGATCATCCCTGATAAAATTCTAATCTGGTTTGCAGGGCTTTTTTTATTGGAACGGATTTTTTTGCCGTTATCTCCATGGTGGGATAGCCTCATTGGAGCTGTTACAGGTTTCCTTGTTCTTTTTGTGATCATGTTTGTCAGCAAGGGCGGGATGGGCTTTGGTGATGTGAAGCTCTACGCCGTTCTTGGTTTTGTATTAGGCTTTAAACTTGTACTTTTATCATTTTTTCTCTCAACCTTATACGGTGCAGTAATAGGCGGCTTGGCCATGCTTTTTAAAATAGTTAAGAAGCGTCAGCCGATTCCATTTGGACCATTTATTGCAGCAGGAACATTGACAGCCTATTATTGGGGACCGGATTTAATTGATTTATACCTGCGGTTTCTTACTCAAGGATTTTAA
- a CDS encoding prepilin-type N-terminal cleavage/methylation domain-containing protein — protein MVESLRLKVKEQKGFTLIELLAVIVILGIIAAIAIPAISNVITKSDNKAKVQDALLIIDAAKLYVADNRPTAATTSLTKDGANSTTSLANYLDRVKDDGFTVTVDYTASTGVYTYKIKDHEGCKVVSKATSPAKSDEVSEKALIDFVNP, from the coding sequence ATGGTAGAAAGTTTACGTTTAAAGGTTAAGGAACAAAAAGGTTTTACTTTGATTGAATTGCTTGCAGTTATCGTTATCTTGGGGATTATTGCGGCGATTGCGATTCCGGCTATTTCTAATGTTATAACCAAATCAGACAATAAAGCTAAAGTCCAAGATGCTTTACTAATTATTGATGCTGCTAAGCTATATGTTGCTGATAACCGCCCAACTGCTGCTACAACTAGTTTAACTAAAGATGGTGCGAATAGTACTACTAGTTTAGCGAATTACCTTGATCGTGTTAAAGATGATGGTTTTACGGTAACAGTGGATTATACTGCATCTACAGGTGTATACACATATAAGATTAAGGACCATGAAGGATGTAAAGTGGTAAGTAAAGCAACATCTCCAGCGAAATCGGATGAAGTTTCTGAGAAAGCTTTAATAGACTTTGTAAATCCATGA
- a CDS encoding type II secretion system F family protein → MARFKYEGRDRSGKRQGAVTAASRREAMVKLKEDGIRVIEISEVPETLMTMEITLGNPVKLQHFVIYLRQFATLLKAGVTVVEATGILAFQTESKGLKKALLNVEQELREGNPFSEAISKHKKIFSPMFINMVKAGEVSGNMDETLESLAEDFEKQHYTKQKIVSALTYPLVIGILAICAVIFLLVSVVPTFVNMFADIGAELPAITKFVLASSEFMQSFWWLIALIIIFFILLFMSIKKNKQTKYYLDYALLKMPIFGKVIQKAALARMMRTLSTLFSSSVPILQAMSIVEKVVGNEVISKVIRESRDSLEKGRSMTEPMTSHWAFPPLVTQMISIGEGTGALDAMLSKIAEFYEKEVEQVTDRLKSLIEPIMIVLLAGLVGVIVLSIMMPMFSMFDQMS, encoded by the coding sequence ATGGCTAGATTTAAATATGAAGGGCGTGACCGTAGCGGAAAACGGCAGGGCGCCGTTACCGCAGCTTCTAGACGTGAAGCAATGGTCAAGCTGAAAGAAGATGGGATCAGGGTCATTGAAATAAGTGAAGTCCCTGAAACCCTTATGACAATGGAGATTACACTTGGGAATCCAGTGAAACTACAGCATTTTGTTATTTACTTAAGACAATTTGCCACACTTTTAAAAGCAGGTGTGACGGTTGTTGAGGCGACAGGCATTCTTGCTTTTCAAACAGAAAGTAAAGGATTAAAGAAGGCTTTACTTAACGTTGAACAAGAGTTACGTGAAGGGAACCCATTCTCAGAGGCAATCTCTAAGCACAAAAAAATATTTTCCCCCATGTTTATCAACATGGTTAAAGCAGGAGAAGTCAGTGGAAACATGGATGAGACGCTCGAAAGCCTGGCAGAGGATTTTGAAAAACAGCACTACACCAAACAAAAGATTGTTTCAGCTCTTACATATCCACTTGTCATTGGAATACTTGCAATTTGTGCGGTTATTTTTTTACTAGTATCTGTTGTACCGACGTTTGTTAATATGTTTGCGGATATTGGGGCAGAGCTGCCGGCAATAACCAAATTTGTTTTAGCTTCAAGTGAATTTATGCAATCATTCTGGTGGTTAATTGCACTTATTATCATCTTTTTTATCCTATTGTTTATGTCTATTAAAAAAAATAAGCAAACAAAATACTATTTAGATTACGCACTTCTAAAAATGCCGATATTTGGTAAAGTGATACAGAAAGCAGCATTAGCACGAATGATGAGAACGCTCAGCACATTATTTTCAAGTTCTGTTCCGATTCTTCAAGCCATGTCGATAGTTGAAAAAGTCGTCGGAAATGAAGTGATTTCGAAAGTAATTCGTGAATCACGTGATTCTCTCGAAAAAGGTCGTTCCATGACGGAGCCAATGACAAGTCACTGGGCCTTCCCGCCGCTAGTTACTCAGATGATCTCAATTGGTGAGGGAACAGGGGCGTTAGATGCGATGCTGTCGAAGATTGCTGAATTCTACGAGAAAGAAGTAGAACAAGTAACAGACAGACTTAAATCCTTAATTGAACCGATTATGATAGTTCTTTTGGCAGGGTTAGTGGGTGTCATTGTTCTGTCAATTATGATGCCAATGTTCTCAATGTTCGACCAAATGAGCTAA
- a CDS encoding type IV pilus twitching motility protein PilT: protein MKEKIENILRAALEFKASDIHITVGAPPVFRIHGEIKRYGKDVLQPVDTEEIAKLIVPENMWDLFKEKGELDFSYALQGVARFRVNAFHQRKSISLALRVVPSKTPTLEELDLPEIISKLVEKPQGLILVTGPTGSGKSTTLASMIDYMNKTMRKHIITLEDPIEYLHKHGNSIIDQREVGFDTKSYANGLKGALRQDPDVILVGEMRDLETMSIAITAAETGHLVLGTLHTSSAPTTINRIIDVFPSGQQPQIRTQLASVLVGVISQRLFQTADRKGRKAATEILVNNPAIANLIRNEKIHQIQSTMQTSRAQGMHTLEMSIKDLLDRGLIHNEAAAQYLHEKMMLNG, encoded by the coding sequence ATGAAGGAAAAAATCGAAAATATACTGAGAGCAGCGCTTGAATTTAAAGCTTCTGATATTCATATAACAGTAGGAGCACCGCCTGTATTTCGGATACATGGTGAAATAAAACGATATGGTAAAGATGTATTGCAGCCTGTAGACACAGAGGAAATTGCTAAACTAATCGTACCTGAAAACATGTGGGACTTATTTAAAGAGAAAGGTGAGCTCGATTTCTCTTATGCCCTTCAAGGTGTAGCGCGCTTCCGTGTCAATGCATTCCATCAACGGAAAAGTATCTCCCTGGCCTTAAGGGTAGTTCCGTCTAAAACTCCGACTTTGGAAGAGTTAGATTTACCAGAAATCATCTCCAAACTAGTGGAGAAACCACAGGGACTGATCCTTGTTACAGGACCAACGGGAAGCGGTAAGTCAACAACTCTTGCATCAATGATTGATTATATGAACAAAACGATGCGCAAGCATATCATTACACTTGAAGATCCAATTGAATATCTACATAAACATGGAAATTCAATAATCGACCAACGCGAAGTCGGTTTTGACACAAAATCGTATGCTAATGGATTAAAGGGGGCACTTCGCCAAGACCCAGATGTCATTCTTGTCGGTGAGATGCGTGATTTAGAAACGATGTCAATCGCAATCACAGCAGCAGAAACAGGACATCTTGTGTTAGGAACACTCCATACTTCAAGTGCGCCAACAACCATCAACCGTATCATTGATGTCTTTCCATCAGGACAGCAGCCGCAAATACGGACCCAGCTTGCTTCGGTATTGGTTGGCGTCATTTCGCAGCGCTTATTTCAGACAGCAGATAGAAAAGGCAGAAAAGCAGCAACAGAAATACTAGTCAACAATCCTGCGATTGCCAATTTAATTCGAAATGAAAAAATACACCAAATCCAAAGTACGATGCAAACGTCCCGTGCTCAGGGAATGCATACGTTAGAAATGAGCATTAAAGATTTACTGGATCGCGGTCTTATTCACAATGAAGCGGCAGCACAATATTTGCATGAAAAGATGATGTTAAATGGCTAG